In one window of Desulfovibrio sp. UIB00 DNA:
- the cutC gene encoding choline trimethylamine-lyase yields the protein MDLHDFTQKIAEVTKSLTPEERETLRKIFATSSGSAVTLTPTAPAQHSGPKAGVSDGVNVPDGPTERHLKLKTNYLLQMPRITIHRARAITKIDSENPGMPRILLRAKAFRYCCETAPLVIQDNELIVGAPNGAPRAGAFSPDISWRWLRDELDTIGSRPQDPFYLAEEDKKVLREEIFPYWEGKSVDEYCEAQYREAGLWELSGESYVSDCSYHALNGGGDSNPGYDVILMKKGMLDIQHEAQEHLTHLDYANPEDIDKIYFYKSVIETTEGVMCYAKRMSEYAAQLAEKEHDPKRKAELLKISEVNARVPAHAPTTFWEAIQAVWTVESLLVVEENQTGMSIGRVDQYMYPLYKADIEAGRMTPCEAFDLAGCMLIKMSEMMWLTSEGSSKFFAGYQPFVNMCVGGVTREGRDATNELTYLLMDAVRHVRIYQPSLATRVHNSSPQEYLKKIVAVIRSGMGFPAVHFDDTHIKMMLAKGVSIEDARDYCLMGCVEPQKAGRLYQWTSTAYTQWPICIELVLNHGVPLWYGKQVCPDSGDLSQFDTYEKFEAAVKEQIRYITKWSSVATVISQRVHRDFAPKPLMSIMYEGCMEHGCDVASGGAMYNFGPGVVWSGLATYVDSMAAIKKLVYEDKKYTLEYMNEALKADFKGYDAVLADCLAAPKYGNDDDYADDIAADLVSFTEQEHRKYRTLYSILSHGTLSISNNTPFGQLLGASANGRSAWQPLSDGISPTQGADVKGPTAIIKSVSKMSNDNMNIGMVHNFKLMSGLLDTPEGEQGVITLIRTASILGNGEMQFNYLDNQTLLDAQKNPKDFRDLVVRVAGYSAFFIELCKDVQDEIISRTVLRHF from the coding sequence GTGGATCTTCATGATTTTACTCAAAAGATAGCAGAAGTCACCAAAAGCCTGACGCCCGAAGAGCGCGAAACGCTGCGCAAGATATTTGCCACGTCTTCCGGCTCGGCTGTTACCCTCACGCCCACTGCCCCCGCGCAGCATTCCGGCCCCAAGGCTGGCGTGTCTGACGGCGTCAACGTGCCTGACGGCCCCACCGAACGCCATCTCAAGCTCAAGACCAACTATCTTTTGCAGATGCCGCGCATCACCATTCACCGTGCGCGCGCTATTACCAAGATTGACAGCGAAAACCCCGGCATGCCGCGTATTCTGCTGCGCGCCAAGGCTTTCCGCTACTGCTGCGAAACCGCGCCCCTGGTCATTCAGGATAACGAACTCATCGTGGGCGCACCCAACGGCGCGCCGCGCGCAGGCGCGTTCTCGCCCGATATTTCCTGGCGCTGGCTGCGCGACGAGCTGGACACCATAGGCTCCCGCCCGCAGGACCCCTTCTATCTTGCTGAAGAAGACAAGAAAGTTCTGCGCGAAGAAATCTTCCCCTACTGGGAAGGCAAGTCCGTGGACGAATACTGCGAGGCCCAGTACCGCGAAGCTGGCCTGTGGGAACTTTCGGGCGAATCCTACGTGTCCGACTGCTCCTACCACGCCCTCAACGGCGGCGGCGACTCCAACCCCGGCTATGACGTCATCCTGATGAAAAAGGGCATGCTGGACATTCAGCATGAAGCGCAGGAGCACCTGACGCACCTGGATTACGCCAATCCTGAAGATATCGACAAAATCTACTTCTACAAGTCGGTGATCGAAACCACCGAAGGCGTCATGTGCTATGCCAAGCGCATGTCGGAATACGCCGCCCAGCTTGCGGAAAAAGAACATGATCCCAAGCGCAAGGCCGAACTGCTCAAGATTTCCGAGGTCAACGCCCGCGTTCCCGCCCACGCTCCCACCACCTTCTGGGAGGCCATTCAGGCTGTGTGGACCGTGGAATCCCTGCTGGTGGTTGAAGAAAACCAGACCGGCATGTCCATTGGCCGCGTTGACCAGTACATGTACCCCCTCTACAAGGCCGATATCGAAGCTGGCCGCATGACCCCCTGCGAAGCCTTTGACCTTGCGGGCTGCATGCTCATCAAGATGTCTGAAATGATGTGGCTCACCAGCGAAGGCAGCTCCAAGTTCTTTGCCGGATACCAGCCCTTCGTGAACATGTGCGTGGGCGGCGTTACCCGCGAAGGACGCGACGCCACCAACGAGCTGACCTACCTGCTCATGGACGCCGTGCGCCACGTGCGTATTTACCAGCCCTCGCTGGCAACCCGCGTGCACAACTCCTCGCCGCAGGAATACCTCAAGAAGATCGTGGCCGTCATCCGCTCGGGCATGGGCTTCCCCGCCGTGCATTTTGACGACACCCACATCAAGATGATGCTTGCCAAGGGCGTGAGCATTGAAGACGCCCGCGACTACTGCCTCATGGGCTGCGTGGAACCGCAGAAAGCGGGCCGCCTCTACCAGTGGACCTCCACTGCCTACACCCAGTGGCCCATCTGCATCGAACTGGTGCTCAACCACGGCGTGCCGCTGTGGTACGGCAAGCAGGTCTGCCCCGACTCCGGCGACCTGAGCCAGTTTGACACCTACGAAAAGTTCGAGGCTGCGGTGAAGGAGCAGATCCGCTACATCACCAAGTGGTCCAGCGTTGCCACGGTCATTTCCCAGCGCGTGCACCGCGACTTTGCGCCCAAGCCGCTCATGTCCATCATGTACGAAGGCTGCATGGAACACGGCTGCGACGTGGCCTCCGGCGGCGCCATGTACAACTTCGGCCCCGGCGTGGTCTGGAGCGGTCTTGCCACCTACGTGGACTCCATGGCCGCCATCAAGAAGCTTGTGTACGAAGACAAGAAGTACACGCTTGAATACATGAACGAAGCCCTCAAGGCCGACTTCAAGGGCTACGACGCCGTGCTGGCAGACTGCCTCGCCGCGCCCAAGTACGGCAACGACGACGACTACGCCGATGACATCGCCGCCGACCTTGTGTCGTTCACCGAGCAGGAGCACCGCAAGTACCGCACGCTCTACTCCATCCTGAGCCACGGCACCCTGTCCATCTCCAACAACACGCCCTTCGGCCAGCTGCTTGGTGCATCCGCCAACGGCCGCAGCGCATGGCAGCCCCTTTCCGACGGCATCAGCCCCACTCAGGGCGCGGACGTCAAAGGTCCCACCGCCATCATCAAGAGCGTGTCCAAGATGTCCAACGACAACATGAACATCGGCATGGTGCACAACTTCAAGCTCATGTCCGGTCTGCTGGATACCCCCGAAGGCGAACAGGGCGTCATCACCCTCATCCGCACGGCCAGCATCCTGGGCAACGGCGAAATGCAGTTCAACTACCTGGACAACCAGACCCTGCTTGATGCGCAGAAGAACCCCAAGGACTTCCGCGATCTGGTTGTGCGCGTGGCTGGCTACAGCGCCTTCTTCATCGAGCTGTGCAAGGACGTTCAGGACGAAATCATCAGCAGAACCGTGCTGCGCCACTTCTAG
- the cutD gene encoding choline TMA-lyase-activating enzyme yields the protein MIERKAIVFNIQKYNMYDGPGIRTIVFFKGCALRCKWCSNPESQRRRCDVLYKKDLCISCGACVPVCPSGIHALAGEQGQHTVNRELDCIACGRCVKACPQGALAIAGECKGISELLEVVEQDWPFYQSSGGGVTVGGGEPMLQPEAVANLLLACKHKGINTAMETCGYARPEVVRQLAEVVDLFLFDIKHMNPEKHYALTGVRNETILANLSWLLENGFNVRIRMPLLKGYNDDAEELHAVGKFLYNYKGMKNLKGVDLLPYHKMGVGKYAQLDMEYPIKDNPVLDDRDMATMESILRGYDLDVKTIRH from the coding sequence GTGATCGAAAGAAAAGCCATTGTTTTCAACATACAGAAATACAATATGTATGACGGTCCGGGCATACGCACCATCGTTTTCTTCAAGGGCTGCGCCCTTCGCTGCAAATGGTGCTCAAATCCTGAAAGCCAACGTCGGCGCTGTGATGTGCTGTACAAAAAAGACCTTTGTATCTCCTGCGGCGCGTGCGTGCCCGTCTGCCCCTCAGGCATTCACGCGCTCGCAGGAGAGCAAGGCCAGCATACCGTCAACAGGGAGCTTGACTGCATCGCCTGCGGGCGCTGCGTCAAGGCCTGCCCCCAGGGGGCATTGGCCATCGCGGGCGAATGCAAGGGCATTTCTGAACTGCTGGAAGTGGTGGAACAGGACTGGCCCTTTTACCAGAGCTCCGGCGGGGGAGTTACCGTTGGCGGCGGCGAGCCCATGCTCCAGCCGGAAGCCGTGGCAAACCTGCTCCTGGCCTGTAAGCACAAAGGCATCAACACCGCCATGGAAACGTGCGGCTATGCCCGCCCCGAAGTGGTGCGCCAGCTTGCCGAAGTGGTTGATCTCTTCCTCTTCGACATCAAGCACATGAATCCGGAAAAGCACTATGCCCTCACAGGCGTGCGCAACGAGACCATACTGGCGAACCTGAGCTGGCTGCTTGAAAACGGCTTCAACGTGCGTATCCGCATGCCCCTGCTGAAGGGATACAACGACGATGCGGAAGAACTGCACGCAGTAGGAAAATTTCTGTATAATTACAAAGGTATGAAAAATTTAAAGGGTGTTGATCTGCTCCCCTACCACAAGATGGGCGTCGGCAAGTACGCCCAGCTCGACATGGAATACCCCATCAAGGACAACCCTGTGCTTGATGACCGGGATATGGCGACCATGGAGAGCATTTTGCGTGGCTATGACCTCGATGTGAAGACCATCAGGCATTAA
- a CDS encoding BMC domain-containing protein: MLALGLVETRGLIGAIEAADAMLKAADVRLLEKSLASGGLVTITIAGEVAAVQSSVDAAVASIARIEGAECVSRHVIPRPDAELAHILLLQPRSIEIEAAAPAEAAQEGQTSMTDPADKAKPATQAAPPSKEKLAGMSINKLRQLARDLQVPLTRGQIVSSDKKTLIDAICRAALKEKE; the protein is encoded by the coding sequence ATGCTGGCATTAGGACTTGTGGAAACGAGGGGCTTGATAGGAGCCATTGAGGCTGCCGACGCCATGCTCAAGGCGGCAGACGTGCGCCTGCTCGAAAAGTCCCTTGCTTCCGGCGGGCTTGTGACCATCACCATTGCGGGCGAGGTGGCTGCCGTACAGTCCTCCGTGGACGCAGCAGTGGCCTCCATTGCGCGCATTGAAGGCGCGGAGTGCGTTTCGCGGCATGTCATCCCCCGCCCCGATGCGGAGCTTGCACATATTTTGCTGTTGCAACCGCGCAGCATTGAGATTGAGGCGGCGGCCCCGGCAGAGGCCGCACAGGAAGGCCAGACAAGCATGACTGACCCCGCCGACAAGGCGAAGCCCGCCACGCAGGCCGCGCCCCCGAGCAAGGAAAAGCTCGCGGGCATGAGCATAAACAAACTTCGGCAGTTGGCCAGAGACCTTCAGGTTCCGCTCACGCGCGGGCAGATTGTCTCCTCCGACAAGAAAACGCTGATAGACGCCATTTGCCGGGCGGCTCTGAAGGAAAAGGAGTAA
- a CDS encoding acetaldehyde dehydrogenase (acetylating): MVDKDLLSIQEVRALVRAARKAQPEFAQMSQERVDAVIKAVSEATAAQAETLGAMAAEETGFGKPQDKKTKNLLASEKVYACIRDMKTVGILSTNNETKVVEVAVPVGVIAGIVPSTNPTSTTIYKSLISLKSGNAIVFTPHPSARKCIAKTVEIIQGALRSCNVSPDLVSCITIPTIEGTNELMKICDLILATGGPGMVKAAYSSGTPALGVGAGNTPAFIERTADIESAVTKIMSSKTFDNGTICASEQSIVTESCIAAKVRATLEAQGAYFLQGEKLEKVKNVMERGNGSMNPAIVGRDAQTIARIAGIDVPQGTRLLVSDEKGVGHKYPFSKEKLTALLGFYVVEDWHEACELCTALLHNCGAGHTLAIHSNNEEIIREFGLKKPVSRIMVNTPATQGAVGLSTGLFPSFTLGCGAVGGSATSDNVTPMNLINIRRVAYDLNSQCCCSGNGHGADSHAAPAASCCSGSGHGTSAPAAGAGNIDINAVTELIVAELKKVL; encoded by the coding sequence ATGGTCGATAAGGATTTGCTCTCCATTCAGGAGGTGCGCGCACTGGTTCGCGCTGCGCGCAAGGCGCAGCCGGAATTCGCACAGATGAGCCAGGAGCGTGTGGACGCCGTGATCAAGGCCGTTTCCGAAGCCACCGCTGCCCAGGCTGAAACGCTGGGCGCAATGGCTGCGGAAGAAACCGGCTTTGGCAAACCGCAGGACAAAAAGACCAAGAACCTGCTTGCCAGCGAAAAGGTCTATGCCTGCATTCGCGACATGAAGACCGTGGGTATTCTTTCCACCAACAACGAGACCAAGGTTGTGGAAGTGGCCGTGCCCGTGGGTGTGATTGCGGGTATTGTGCCCTCCACCAACCCCACGTCCACCACCATCTACAAGTCGCTCATCTCGCTCAAGTCGGGCAATGCCATTGTGTTTACGCCGCACCCCAGCGCCCGCAAGTGCATTGCCAAGACGGTGGAAATCATTCAGGGCGCGCTGCGCAGCTGCAACGTGTCGCCCGATCTGGTGAGCTGCATCACCATTCCCACCATTGAAGGCACCAACGAACTGATGAAGATCTGCGATCTCATCCTTGCCACGGGCGGCCCCGGCATGGTCAAGGCCGCGTACAGCTCCGGCACGCCCGCACTGGGAGTGGGCGCTGGCAACACGCCCGCCTTCATTGAACGCACCGCTGATATCGAAAGCGCCGTAACCAAGATCATGAGCAGCAAAACTTTCGACAACGGCACCATCTGCGCCTCCGAGCAGTCCATCGTCACCGAATCCTGCATCGCCGCCAAGGTGCGCGCCACGCTGGAAGCCCAGGGAGCCTACTTCCTCCAGGGCGAAAAGCTGGAAAAGGTCAAGAACGTCATGGAACGCGGCAATGGCAGCATGAACCCCGCCATTGTGGGCCGCGACGCCCAGACCATCGCACGCATCGCCGGCATCGACGTACCCCAGGGTACGCGCCTGCTCGTTTCGGACGAAAAGGGCGTTGGCCACAAGTATCCTTTCTCCAAGGAAAAGCTCACGGCCCTGCTCGGCTTTTACGTGGTGGAAGACTGGCATGAAGCCTGCGAACTGTGCACCGCCCTGCTGCACAACTGCGGCGCGGGCCACACCCTTGCCATCCACTCCAACAACGAAGAAATCATCCGCGAATTCGGCCTCAAAAAGCCTGTTTCGCGCATCATGGTCAACACGCCCGCCACGCAGGGCGCGGTGGGCCTCAGCACCGGGCTGTTCCCCTCGTTCACCCTGGGCTGCGGGGCCGTTGGCGGCAGCGCCACTTCCGACAACGTCACGCCCATGAACCTGATCAACATCCGCCGTGTGGCCTATGACCTCAACTCCCAGTGCTGCTGCTCCGGCAACGGGCACGGCGCGGACAGCCATGCTGCCCCTGCCGCCTCCTGCTGCTCCGGCAGCGGGCATGGCACGTCTGCTCCGGCAGCGGGCGCTGGCAACATTGATATCAACGCCGTCACCGAACTGATTGTGGCCGAGCTGAAGAAGGTTCTTTAG
- a CDS encoding BMC domain-containing protein: protein MTASANALGMIETRGLVGAIEAADAMVKAANVTLIGRSQVGSGLVTVMVRGDVGAVKAATDAGAAAAKKVGELVSVHVIPRPHSEVEMILPKREA, encoded by the coding sequence ATGACCGCTTCCGCCAACGCTCTGGGCATGATCGAAACCCGTGGTCTTGTGGGCGCCATTGAAGCCGCCGATGCCATGGTGAAAGCCGCCAACGTAACCCTTATTGGCCGCAGCCAGGTGGGTTCCGGCCTTGTCACCGTGATGGTGCGCGGCGATGTGGGCGCTGTTAAGGCCGCCACTGACGCCGGCGCCGCCGCTGCCAAAAAGGTGGGCGAACTCGTGAGCGTGCACGTGATCCCCCGCCCCCACAGCGAAGTGGAAATGATTCTGCCCAAACGCGAAGCCTAG
- a CDS encoding phosphate propanoyltransferase encodes MNEQAIKDIVTDVVRKVLTEQCASSGREETMNAGPIPVEISARHVHLSVEDALSLYGEALRPERPLSQPGQFLCVERVRLIGPKGVMDKVAVLGPARSVSQIELSKTDARILGINPPVRQSGDTKDTPGIVLASTTGIVGLESGVIVAARHIHMHTDDAERFGLKDKDKVAVRLDTERPMILEDVLVRVSDSFKLAMHIDADEGNSAGWKPGVTGVIVRRSRG; translated from the coding sequence ATGAACGAACAAGCGATCAAGGACATTGTGACAGATGTTGTGCGCAAGGTGCTGACAGAGCAGTGCGCCAGCAGCGGCAGGGAAGAAACCATGAACGCCGGACCCATCCCGGTGGAGATTTCCGCCCGTCACGTCCATCTGAGCGTCGAAGATGCGCTGTCGCTGTACGGTGAGGCCCTGCGACCCGAAAGGCCGCTCTCGCAGCCGGGACAATTTTTGTGCGTTGAACGTGTGCGGCTGATCGGCCCCAAGGGCGTCATGGACAAAGTGGCCGTTCTCGGCCCCGCCCGCAGCGTTTCGCAGATCGAGCTTTCCAAGACCGATGCCCGCATTCTGGGCATCAATCCTCCGGTGCGCCAGAGCGGCGACACCAAGGACACCCCTGGCATTGTGCTTGCATCCACCACGGGCATTGTGGGCCTGGAATCGGGCGTGATTGTTGCCGCCCGCCACATCCACATGCACACCGATGATGCCGAACGTTTCGGCCTCAAGGACAAGGACAAGGTCGCCGTGCGTCTTGATACGGAACGGCCCATGATTCTTGAAGACGTGCTGGTGCGCGTGAGCGACTCCTTTAAACTTGCCATGCACATAGATGCGGACGAAGGCAACAGCGCAGGCTGGAAGCCCGGCGTCACCGGCGTCATCGTGCGGCGCTCAAGGGGCTGA
- the eutJ gene encoding ethanolamine utilization protein EutJ — translation MDFAAADKLIATLDQCRKNPRKVSPTEPLYVGVDLGTAYIVVVVVNAKREPVACAMRFAQVVRDGLVVDYAGGARIVRELTEELEERLGRKLENAAIAVPPGTSERDCATHRHVAEAAGYRVTALLDEPTAANSVLQVRDGAIVDIGGGTTGIALLQDGKVVYVADEPTGGTHVSLVLAGNYDIPFDEAEDLKKDASRHKELLPVVRPVIEKMAAIVKKHIQGRKVSALYLVGGTCCLADMESIIQKDTGVPTFKPANPFLVTPLGIALNCTD, via the coding sequence ATGGACTTTGCCGCAGCGGACAAACTGATCGCCACGCTTGACCAGTGCCGGAAAAATCCCCGCAAGGTCAGCCCCACGGAACCCCTTTATGTGGGCGTAGACCTTGGCACCGCGTACATTGTGGTGGTTGTGGTCAACGCCAAACGCGAGCCTGTGGCCTGTGCCATGCGCTTTGCCCAGGTGGTGCGTGACGGTCTGGTGGTGGACTACGCGGGCGGCGCGCGCATTGTGCGCGAGCTGACCGAAGAGCTGGAGGAACGCCTTGGCCGCAAGCTTGAAAATGCCGCCATCGCCGTTCCGCCCGGCACCAGCGAGCGCGACTGCGCAACCCATCGCCATGTGGCGGAGGCCGCTGGCTACCGCGTTACCGCCCTGCTTGACGAACCCACTGCGGCCAACAGCGTTTTGCAGGTGCGCGACGGCGCCATCGTGGATATCGGCGGCGGCACCACCGGCATTGCCCTGTTGCAGGACGGCAAGGTTGTGTACGTGGCTGACGAACCCACGGGCGGAACGCACGTTTCCCTCGTGCTGGCGGGTAATTACGACATTCCTTTTGACGAAGCTGAAGACCTGAAAAAGGACGCGAGCCGCCACAAGGAACTTTTGCCCGTGGTGCGGCCCGTGATTGAAAAGATGGCGGCCATCGTCAAGAAGCACATTCAGGGGCGCAAGGTTTCGGCCCTGTACCTTGTGGGCGGCACCTGCTGCCTCGCTGATATGGAATCCATCATCCAGAAAGACACCGGCGTGCCCACATTCAAGCCCGCCAATCCTTTTCTGGTGACGCCGCTTGGCATAGCCCTCAACTGCACAGACTAG
- a CDS encoding EutN/CcmL family microcompartment protein translates to MLIGIVVGNVWATRKEDSLNGLKLMVVQRLDLAHNRLAESFVAVDCVGAGIGERVLITTGSPARKALYNQESPVDAAIVGILDQEEMMGKSPESE, encoded by the coding sequence ATGCTGATAGGCATTGTCGTCGGTAACGTATGGGCCACGCGAAAGGAAGATTCCCTCAACGGGCTCAAGCTCATGGTGGTACAGCGCCTTGACCTCGCCCACAACAGGCTGGCCGAAAGTTTTGTGGCGGTGGACTGCGTGGGAGCCGGTATTGGCGAACGCGTGCTTATCACCACCGGCAGCCCGGCCCGCAAGGCTCTGTACAATCAGGAATCCCCTGTTGATGCAGCCATTGTGGGCATTCTGGATCAGGAAGAAATGATGGGCAAAAGCCCGGAGAGCGAATAG
- a CDS encoding BMC domain-containing protein has translation MDTLGIVDSRSIAAGAELADIMLKAAPVTLVRASVVCAGRFLILVGGDREAVDASVQAARATEARLAGSYVVSNVSSQVLNVLRRMPAEIGGAALGVVECRNAADSVIAADKAVKQAAVSLMRMVLGQGIGGKSYFVLTGDVAAVREAAAAAADVLGNNLMRMVVIPQPDPEVVSALAGTARRNANDAQQ, from the coding sequence ATGGATACGCTGGGCATTGTGGACAGCCGCAGCATAGCCGCTGGGGCGGAGCTGGCCGACATCATGCTCAAGGCCGCTCCGGTCACGCTGGTGCGCGCTTCCGTTGTGTGCGCAGGGCGCTTTCTCATCCTTGTGGGGGGAGACAGAGAGGCGGTAGACGCCTCGGTGCAAGCCGCCAGAGCAACGGAAGCGCGCCTTGCGGGCAGCTATGTTGTTTCCAATGTGTCCAGCCAGGTACTCAATGTTCTGCGACGCATGCCCGCTGAAATCGGCGGCGCGGCCCTGGGCGTTGTTGAATGCCGCAACGCGGCAGACAGCGTCATAGCGGCAGACAAGGCCGTCAAACAGGCGGCGGTATCTTTGATGCGCATGGTTCTTGGCCAGGGCATTGGCGGCAAATCGTACTTTGTGCTGACAGGCGATGTGGCCGCCGTGCGTGAAGCCGCAGCCGCAGCCGCTGACGTGCTGGGCAACAATCTGATGCGTATGGTGGTCATTCCCCAGCCCGACCCGGAAGTGGTCAGCGCGCTGGCGGGCACGGCGCGGCGTAACGCCAATGACGCCCAACAATAA
- a CDS encoding BMC domain-containing protein gives MMTDALGMVETRGLVGAVEAADAMVKAANVTLIGREQVGSGLVTVMVRGDVGAVKAATDAGAAAASRVGELVSVHVIPRPHEEVEMILPKCK, from the coding sequence ATAATGACTGACGCTCTCGGCATGGTTGAAACCCGTGGTCTTGTTGGCGCTGTGGAAGCTGCCGATGCCATGGTCAAGGCTGCCAACGTGACCCTCATCGGTCGCGAACAGGTGGGTTCCGGTCTGGTGACCGTGATGGTGCGCGGCGATGTGGGCGCGGTTAAGGCCGCCACCGATGCGGGCGCTGCCGCTGCCTCGCGCGTGGGCGAACTTGTGAGCGTGCACGTGATCCCCCGCCCCCATGAAGAAGTGGAAATGATTCTGCCCAAGTGCAAGTAA
- a CDS encoding 4Fe-4S dicluster domain-containing protein, with protein MGKPIVDAIRAAGVVGAGGAGLPTHVKADAAAQTVLVNGASCEPLLMSDPYLMETQVDTLVRGLEAMMDCTGAGRGIICLKGKHAHAMQSVREGVARLGKGRIEAFELGDFYPAGDEQVMVYEVLGGIVPERGIPLQIGAVVSNVESLCNVAHALDGKPVTHRYLTVGCEVHKPMVVRVPVGTRVAEVLQFAGGPTIDEYRVVDGGPMMGRVLPDTDQPVTKTTSGLLVLPPDHNVVCRKVMDPHTVKRLTNTICCQCSQCTDLCPRQLLGHSLHPHRLMRVLDGQAVDSPIAREALLCSECGICEKFACPMGLSPREVNAQLKKELMAAGVKWENRGEPLVASRFRDDRRIPTSRLVSRLGLAGYEAHPHFAGDYTPSEVRIPLRQHIGAPALAVVHAGDHVKTGDLIGEIPEGAMGARVHASIDGVVTAVENGIITIKA; from the coding sequence ATGGGAAAACCAATTGTTGACGCCATTCGCGCGGCTGGCGTGGTAGGTGCGGGCGGCGCAGGCCTGCCCACGCACGTCAAGGCCGACGCCGCCGCGCAGACGGTGCTGGTCAACGGGGCTTCGTGCGAACCGCTGCTGATGAGCGATCCGTATCTGATGGAAACACAGGTGGACACTCTGGTGCGCGGCCTCGAGGCCATGATGGATTGCACAGGGGCCGGGCGCGGCATCATCTGCCTCAAGGGCAAACACGCCCATGCCATGCAGAGTGTGCGCGAGGGCGTTGCCCGCCTTGGCAAGGGCCGCATCGAGGCCTTTGAACTGGGCGACTTCTACCCCGCCGGCGACGAGCAGGTGATGGTGTATGAAGTGCTGGGCGGCATTGTGCCCGAGCGCGGCATTCCTTTGCAGATCGGCGCGGTGGTAAGCAATGTGGAATCGCTCTGCAATGTGGCCCACGCGCTGGACGGCAAACCTGTGACCCACCGCTACCTCACCGTGGGATGCGAGGTGCACAAGCCCATGGTGGTGCGCGTGCCGGTGGGTACGCGGGTTGCCGAGGTGCTGCAATTTGCGGGCGGGCCGACCATTGACGAATATCGCGTGGTGGACGGCGGCCCCATGATGGGCCGAGTACTGCCCGATACGGATCAGCCCGTCACCAAAACCACAAGCGGCCTCCTTGTGCTGCCGCCCGACCACAACGTGGTGTGCCGCAAGGTCATGGACCCGCACACGGTCAAACGCCTTACCAACACCATTTGCTGTCAGTGCTCGCAGTGTACCGATCTTTGCCCCCGGCAGTTGCTTGGTCACAGCCTGCACCCGCACCGGCTTATGCGCGTGCTTGACGGGCAGGCCGTGGATTCGCCCATTGCGCGCGAGGCCCTGCTCTGCTCCGAATGCGGCATCTGCGAAAAGTTCGCCTGCCCCATGGGCCTTTCGCCCAGGGAAGTGAACGCGCAGCTCAAAAAGGAACTCATGGCCGCCGGGGTCAAGTGGGAAAACAGGGGCGAACCCCTCGTGGCCTCGCGTTTCCGCGATGACCGCAGGATTCCCACCAGCCGCCTTGTAAGCAGGCTTGGGCTTGCGGGTTATGAAGCGCACCCGCACTTTGCAGGCGATTACACGCCTTCGGAAGTGCGTATTCCCCTGCGCCAGCACATAGGCGCGCCCGCTCTTGCCGTGGTGCATGCGGGCGATCACGTCAAAACAGGCGACCTCATCGGTGAAATTCCCGAAGGGGCCATGGGTGCGCGCGTACACGCCAGCATTGACGGCGTGGTCACTGCCGTTGAAAACGGCATCATAACCATCAAGGCGTGA
- a CDS encoding BMC domain-containing protein — MKLRTIGCVELNSIGVGIQTADEMVKAANVELVISRPTCPGRYLVVITGDTGAVTSSVQTGLHLGADLVVDSFIIPNVHESVIPAMNGTAIREKINALGIIETYTAASCVLAADAAAKAGDVHLVELRLSAGLGGKAFVLMTGEVSAVQSSVDAGAANVTDGGPVVSKIVIPSPSDDLKKQLL; from the coding sequence ATGAAATTACGCACTATTGGCTGTGTGGAACTGAACAGCATCGGCGTGGGCATTCAGACGGCGGACGAAATGGTCAAAGCCGCCAATGTGGAGCTGGTTATCTCCCGCCCCACCTGCCCTGGCCGTTATCTTGTGGTCATCACCGGCGATACCGGAGCCGTGACCAGCTCCGTGCAGACCGGTTTGCACCTGGGCGCGGATCTGGTGGTGGATTCCTTTATCATCCCCAACGTGCACGAAAGCGTCATCCCAGCCATGAACGGCACCGCCATCAGGGAAAAGATCAACGCTCTCGGCATTATTGAAACATATACCGCAGCCTCCTGCGTGCTGGCGGCGGATGCCGCAGCCAAGGCTGGCGATGTGCACCTTGTGGAACTGCGCCTTTCTGCGGGCCTGGGCGGCAAAGCCTTTGTGCTCATGACGGGCGAGGTCAGCGCCGTGCAGTCTTCTGTGGACGCTGGCGCTGCCAACGTGACGGACGGCGGCCCGGTGGTCAGCAAGATTGTGATCCCCTCGCCCAGCGACGATCTCAAAAAGCAGTTGCTCTAG